The Aeromonas jandaei genomic interval AAGGAACTCGGTGCGAGCACGTTCCATAAACTTGAGATAATTGGCGTTGTAGACGATGCCCCCGGCGTCGGTGTCCTCGTAATAGACACGCACCGGAAACTCATGGACTTCCCCCATAACAATCTGTGATCCATTCGACAGTCAGATGGGGGGCTATCATAGCGCAGGGCTGAATAGGAAAGAAGCAGGGGGAAGCAGGGAAATCCTGCCTCCCCCTGTTTTTTATGAGAGGAAATATGAATGTGTCAGCCAAAGGCCATACAACAAACTGGGCCAGGCGAGCCAAGGGTTAAACAGGATCCGCCCGAACACGCTTTTCAGATGAAAGCCGAGTCCGTTCAGGATGCCGCAGCAGACTGCCCACATCAGCCAGAACGACAACCAGTGGCCGTGGCTGCTGGTGTTGGCTGCTATCAGATTGGGGGCCTGCAAAATAGCGACGGCCAACAAGGCCGCCGCGAGCAACATCAACCCTTGCCATGGCTGGCGCTCCAGTGGAGCAGCCAGCCTAGCCAGTCGATCACTTATCCTCATCGATCTGACGATCCATGTTCTCGGTATGTTCCAACCAC includes:
- a CDS encoding cyd operon YbgE family protein, with the translated sequence MLLAAALLAVAILQAPNLIAANTSSHGHWLSFWLMWAVCCGILNGLGFHLKSVFGRILFNPWLAWPSLLYGLWLTHSYFLS